From the genome of Setaria viridis chromosome 1, Setaria_viridis_v4.0, whole genome shotgun sequence:
ttcgccgccgccgccgcgacggaggcgacgaggcggcggacctcctcctcccggacgCGGCGGAAGGACTGGACGCGGCGGGCGCTGAGGAGCTCGAGGATGGTGATCTTGCGCATCTGCCGCCACAGCGCGCCGTAGCGGGCGAACAGCAGGCCCTGCCCGTCGACCATCATGGTCCGGACGGTGGAGCTCCACGGTCGCGAGGCGAAGTTGGCGTCGTGCGTCTTGAGGAACGCGCGGGCGGCGTCCCGGGACGACGCCACGACCACCGGGACCTCCCCGAGACGGAGGTAGatgagcggcggcgcgccgagCCGCCGCGCGATGCCGGCCATGGCGCGGTGGGGGAGCGAGCGGTTGCGgagaaggaggtggtggaggctgcCGATGACCGGCAGCTGCCACGGGCCCGGCGGCAGAGCCTCGGGCCATCGTTGTTGCCGCGCTTCTTGGTCAGCTTGCGTGCtgcgagagggaggaggaggagagccaaTAAGAGGCACATGCAGTAGAATGTGAGCTGCTCCATGCTGGCGTCAAATTGCTAGCTAGTAGCAACCAAGAACAACCGATGGCCAGGTCTTGGAATTGTATGTGGATAATGGTGATCATATGCTGGGAGCTTGGGACGAAAGGATGGGTAATGATGCACATATATAGCCAGAGACGATGATCGAGAAGCCAATTTCCATCAAACAGCTCGTATTAAATTTGGCGTCATGCCCATGGTGCCGAGCGTTCCGAAGTGCCTAATGCTAAGGAAACAGGACATCTGGGGTTTGAAGCAAACACAGTAGCACACGCACGCACGTACGCACCGTGCGCTGATACTTAAATGTCCCAGGATAAGAACCGTGTAAACCTCTAAGGACGAAGATAGTGTAATGCCATAGGACATCAAATCCTAGGAGGCGAAACAGCGGCAGGTAGCGTCAGAGGCTCAGAGAGCTCTGTCCCGGAAGCACAGTACGTAGAGAGCACGAACGGAGAGCCGCTGCAGCTGGGCAGGCAGCAGAGAGCAGCGGAGCTGTGGTGATGATGCATCTGCAGAGCGTGCGGAATCCGACCAGAGTGACCAGGATGtcgaggccggcgacggggaagAAGGGCCATGGCGAGCTGTTCGCCGGAGTCTCATCAGTTCAGGGAGCATCTGTCGAAGCAATTTCGGCCCGGCACCAGCACGGCCTGGCTCGCCGTTACACGGGTCCATGTCGGCACGGCCCGACGCAGCAGGCCGAACCTGGGCCGAAGAGGCGGCACGTCGGGCGGCCTGGCATAGCCTGTGTAACAGTCGTGCCGACCGAGGCCCGTATAACCCCCCGCGGCCCACCCACCGGCCACCAGGCCACCACTAACCCTAATCCCCTTTCCCCTCTCTAGCTCCCTCggtccctcctccctctccgccgcaACCCGCAGGCCGCCATCGCCACTCGCCGTCTCACCCTCTCGCCTTCGCCCATCCtctctgcctccctccctcaccaccgccaccggcccacCGTCGGCCGTGGCCCCTCGCATTGGCTCGCATCGCCGGCCGCAGGGCCTCCCCACCTTCGCGTCGTCCTCGGCTCCTCGCTCGCCGGCTGCACCTTCACGGTCATGGGCCCTGCGCCCCTGCCAGCCCCGtcccgtcctcgccggcctgggcctgagctcgccggcgctccacgcctccaccccgccttctccccttcccctccggcccctcccctccctggcTCCCTCCCTCACCGGGCACCACCGGTTATTGGCGCTGCCCCGCCTCTGCCAtccacctccttcctctccctctctctagcTCTCTCCCTCACCACCAGGCACCTATCACCGCCAGTCCTTCACCGGTCAccggagcagcgccgccgcgccaccgaCCTCCGCCTatcctccttccccttctcggGCCGATGGGCGGCCCAACCTATCTGGGCTGTTGGGCTACCTTGCTGGCCCGGCCCGTATAAGGTTTAAAGAGGCCGGACCTGGGCCTCTAAGCCGGCACGGCAAACGGCCCGGCTTGGCCCGACACTATAGTTGGGCCGATACAGGCCGGGCCAGGACGGGAGCATGCTAGGCTGGGTCAGGCGGCCCGTTTGGCCATGTATAGTTGGGGAACGAGGCACCGACCGCCCCCTTCGCTGGGGTCACCGCCACTCCGGCTGCTGTTAGCTAGCTGCACTGTTGGAGCCGCGCTGCGCCGTGGGTTAGAGGACGGGGTGCTCCGCGCGAGGAAGACCGGCCTCGCGCAGCCGCCTGCCAGCTGCGCGGGGCGCCGCTCGCGCCCTTGCATGCACGGACGGCAGCCCGCACAACAACAAGCCGCGCATCGGGCCTCTGCCTGCTTCAGGGCGGCGAAGCGCCACGGCCGCGCACTCCGGACTCCGAAGCAGAAGCCTATCTCTCCCCTCGGTCacgcgcctcctgctccggcagCTCCAGCCGTGGCGGTCTGGCGGGTGGAACCGACGCGTGCACTGATCGAGCCACTGACTGGCTGCTGAATCGCTGACCGAGCTGCGTCAACAAGATTACAAGACCGACGTCGAGCAAGCTAGTTACACACTGGAGATGTCAGGATGATAAAGAATTCATCGTAGACTTCATGGTCGCCTCGCTATCCCTTTGTGTGACGGAATGTGAAACATTTATCTGTCGAGATCATGATTTGGCTCGCCAGTTTGATGCAATTGCTCGTGGAGATGCTTCAGTTTTGAAACGAATGCACTTTGGTTTCCAAGAATGCTCAATGAGATGGTAGAAAGAAACAACGACCCGATATCGAGAACGAGAACCTGAGACTGCTGAAGCCTATTAGCAGGATGGTCATATCAATGATGAAGCACGAGATCGCCACTGATGAGATGTGTGTGGAACAGGTACGGAACCTTTTCTTCACTCGTCAAAGAAGCTCGGAAACTCATGGGAGAAGAAGGTGCAAAAATCGGCGTCTGTAGTGGGTATAGCTCTTCAAGGGAATCCTGTCACTCATGCTGGCTGAGTGTACCTGTGACTGAACCGCTCACTTGAATCTTCATGGATGCCGCAGATAAAGTTTTGATGAGCATATGGCACATTTTGGTTATTCTACCCTTAAAAATAGTTAAAACGCACTGAGGTTGCCCTCTGTCAAAGCAAGAGAAGTCTGCTGCCGGAGCATTTATCAGCAtcaatttttttgttatttgtttttttctttcttttacatttGAGGTTTGGACATCTTTGTATACTGGCTAGTTTAGTAAAATGATGTCGGGATGTTTTTTAGCCTTTATTAATAATGGTAAGATCCTTTTTAATTACCGTGAAGGGAAGGAGTCCATTCATCAGCGTCATTCGTCGGCGGTGTGCAGGCCCCTAGCtttgcacacacacactcactccctccctcccttcatCGACCATCATGTCGCATCCAATGCAAGCAACTACACATGATGAGCGTTCTCCACCATACTCACTTGTCACTCCATAAACCATCAACATCTTCTGTTGGTTCTAAAATAAACACGCAATATGCCATGCATCACTCTGATCCATTAACGACATTACTCATGGCACTTCAACACACAACATGTCTCCTCATCATCAGTGTTTCACAAAGGAAAACAATATCATGCTGCGTGTACTTATTAGTCAAGTCACAGCCAGCTCGCAAACTCCTCCTGCACGTACATGGCGTGAAAAGCAAGAGAGGCTACGGTGACAAAGACGTGTAACGCATCTATGGTGCCACATGTGGTGGCACACGGACAATTGGACGCAGGTAAAGGTCGTGCTTCCTTCGGACGGTGATGCCCATCTCCTCCGCCATGTCCAACTCGCTCGGCAGCATCTCACCCGGCAGCTCCCAGTCGAAATGGTACAAGAGTGCGGCGAGCACAAGCTCCATGCTTGCCTGTGCAAACGCCATGCCGGGGCACATCCTCCGTCCTGCCCCAAATGGCGTGTACTCAAAGTCTGTACCCTTAAAATCAACTGTACCAGCCTCAAATCGTTCCGGTCTGAACGTCATAGGATTGTCCCAGTATTTGGGGTCTCTGTTGATCGCCCAAACGTTCACGAACACGGTGGTTCCCTTGGGGACATCGTACCCCATGACCTTGCATGACTCGCGGCACTCCCTTGGGAGAAGCAATGGCACCACCGGATGCAGCCTTAGGGTCtccttgatgatgagcttgatgTACCTCAAGTCGGCCAAGTCATCTTCGCTCACCGTTGGCTTCCCTTGAAGCTTCTCGCGTACCTCGGCTTGTGCCTTCTGCATCACCTTTGGGTTTCTGACGAGCTCCGACATGGCCCATTGGAGCGTATTTGCCGATGTCTCGCTCCCAGCACCGAAAAGATCCTGTACATACAACAAGGGTACCAATGAGCTCATGAGTCATGCGACTAATCAGTTAGCTCTAGATGTTATATGTTTAGTACTTACAAGGATGACGGCCTTGATCATTCCCATGGTGAGCGGCACCTCGAGTCCACCTTCCTTCTGAACCCTCAGGAGCACGTCCACCAGGTCCTCCCCTTCCACGGTGCCGTCCGCAGACGCGGCCATGGTCGCCCTCCGCTGCTCGTGCTGCTTGATGGCGTAGTCCATGAGCTCAGTGTTCTTGCGGTGgttcgccgccgcccggcgttccgagccgccgacgagcctcGCGAGCCTCGAGGACGGGAACAGGTCGCAGAGGTTGAACCCGGAGCTGATCTTTATCGACTCCGCGAGGTTCTCCAGGAACTCCTCCCGCCTCTCGAACCTGTCGCCGATCATGGAGCGCACGGCCGTGTCCGTTATGACCACGGCGATCCGCTCGCTGACGTTCacggcggcctcgccggcggctgcggcggtggcgacgaggcggcggacctcctcctcccggacgCCGCGGAACGACTGGACGCGGCGGGCGCTGAGGAGCTCGAGGATGCTGATCTTGCGGAGCTGCCGCCACAGCGCGCCGTAGCGCGCGAACACGAGCCCCTCCCCGTCGACGACGAAGACCTTCATCGTCGGGGTCCATGGGCGCGTGGCGAAGTTGACGTCGTGCGTCTTCATGATCTCGCGGGCGGCGTCCGGGGACGACGCCACGACGACGGGGACCTCCCCGAGCTTGAGGTAGACGAGGGGCGCGTCGTCGAGCCGGCGCGCGATGTCGGCCATGGAGCGGTGGGGAAGCGGGCTGTGGAGCAGGTGGTGGAGGCTGCCGATGACCGGCAGCCGCCACGGGCCCGGCGGCAGCCTCAGGCCGTTGTCGCCGTcgcgcctcttgagcttgagaagcaagagagggaggaggaggacccagAAGAGGTGCAGGTAGTACGTGAGCTGCTCCATGGCAATGGAGTCGATCTACTAGGGATCAATGGCTGTTGAGGCTAACCAAGAACTGAATGGTTTTTGAATCAGAGTTTGGAGgaggcatatatatatatatatatatatatatatatatatatatatatatatatatatatatatatatatatatatatatatatatatatataatatata
Proteins encoded in this window:
- the LOC117845906 gene encoding zealexin A1 synthase; this encodes MEQLTYYLHLFWVLLLPLLLLKLKRRDGDNGLRLPPGPWRLPVIGSLHHLLHSPLPHRSMADIARRLDDAPLVYLKLGEVPVVVASSPDAAREIMKTHDVNFATRPWTPTMKVFVVDGEGLVFARYGALWRQLRKISILELLSARRVQSFRGVREEEVRRLVATAAAAGEAAVNVSERIAVVITDTAVRSMIGDRFERREEFLENLAESIKISSGFNLCDLFPSSRLARLVGGSERRAAANHRKNTELMDYAIKQHEQRRATMAASADGTVEGEDLVDVLLRVQKEGGLEVPLTMGMIKAVILDLFGAGSETSANTLQWAMSELVRNPKVMQKAQAEVREKLQGKPTVSEDDLADLRYIKLIIKETLRLHPVVPLLLPRECRESCKVMGYDVPKGTTVFVNVWAINRDPKYWDNPMTFRPERFEAGTVDFKGTDFEYTPFGAGRRMCPGMAFAQASMELVLAALLYHFDWELPGEMLPSELDMAEEMGITVRRKHDLYLRPIVRVPPHVAP